One Tachypleus tridentatus isolate NWPU-2018 chromosome 3, ASM421037v1, whole genome shotgun sequence DNA window includes the following coding sequences:
- the LOC143246494 gene encoding uncharacterized protein LOC143246494 isoform X3 — MLNEIDEPKVSIVDIEDEDRVKGDILYSVDEVPRWYLCILLGIQVFLTIVIAWVFCFTLTAAGALGPTNLTRTDIREEKKYSCPSLGFLIQESRYKIVIKI; from the exons ATGCTGAACGAAATCGATGAGCCGAAG GTTTCTATTGTGGACATCGAAGACGAAGACAGAGTCAAGGGTGACATCTTATACTCTGTAGATGAAGTTCCTCGTTGGTACCTATGTATTCTACTTGGGATTCAG GTGTTTCTTACCATAGTTATTGCTTGGGTTTTTTGCTTCACACTAACTGCTGCTGGTGCCCTGGGACCAACCAACTTAACCAGAACTGATATTCGTGAAGAGAAAAAGTACTCTTGTCCTAGTTTAGGTTTCCTTATCCAGGAAAGTAGATATAAAATAGTCATTAAAATTTAG
- the LOC143246494 gene encoding uncharacterized protein LOC143246494 isoform X8 gives MIEQNVVENEMLNEIDEPKVSIVDIEDEDRVKGDILYSVDEVPRWYLCILLGIQFWGSLKLS, from the exons ATG ATAGAACAAAACGTCGTAGAAAACGAAATGCTGAACGAAATCGATGAGCCGAAG GTTTCTATTGTGGACATCGAAGACGAAGACAGAGTCAAGGGTGACATCTTATACTCTGTAGATGAAGTTCCTCGTTGGTACCTATGTATTCTACTTGGGATTCAG TTCTGGGGTAGTTTGAAGCTTTCCTAA
- the LOC143246494 gene encoding uncharacterized protein LOC143246494 isoform X2, giving the protein MIEQNVVENEMLNEIDEPKVSIVDIEDEDRVKGDILYSVDEVPRWYLCILLGIQVFLTIVIAWVFCFTLTAAGALGPTNLTRTDIREEKKYSCPSLGFLIQESRYKIVIKI; this is encoded by the exons ATG ATAGAACAAAACGTCGTAGAAAACGAAATGCTGAACGAAATCGATGAGCCGAAG GTTTCTATTGTGGACATCGAAGACGAAGACAGAGTCAAGGGTGACATCTTATACTCTGTAGATGAAGTTCCTCGTTGGTACCTATGTATTCTACTTGGGATTCAG GTGTTTCTTACCATAGTTATTGCTTGGGTTTTTTGCTTCACACTAACTGCTGCTGGTGCCCTGGGACCAACCAACTTAACCAGAACTGATATTCGTGAAGAGAAAAAGTACTCTTGTCCTAGTTTAGGTTTCCTTATCCAGGAAAGTAGATATAAAATAGTCATTAAAATTTAG
- the LOC143246494 gene encoding uncharacterized protein LOC143246494 isoform X4, producing the protein MIEQNVVENEMLNEIDEPKVSIVDIEDEDRVKGDILYSVDEVPRWYLCILLGIQWKCPSEEEMLSATEEELQEIWQIRMREVRNYIKTACWNIM; encoded by the exons ATG ATAGAACAAAACGTCGTAGAAAACGAAATGCTGAACGAAATCGATGAGCCGAAG GTTTCTATTGTGGACATCGAAGACGAAGACAGAGTCAAGGGTGACATCTTATACTCTGTAGATGAAGTTCCTCGTTGGTACCTATGTATTCTACTTGGGATTCAG TGGAAGTGTCCGAGTGAAGAAGAAATGTTGTCGGCAACAGAAGAAGAGCTACAAGAAATCTGGCAAATCAGAATGCGAGAGGTGAGAAATTATATCAAAACGGCTTGTTGGAATATTATGTAA
- the LOC143246494 gene encoding uncharacterized protein LOC143246494 isoform X7: protein MIEQNVVENEMLNEIDEPKVSIVDIEDEDRVKGDILYSVDEVPRWYLCILLGIQNVQTKNVVKPILEL from the exons ATG ATAGAACAAAACGTCGTAGAAAACGAAATGCTGAACGAAATCGATGAGCCGAAG GTTTCTATTGTGGACATCGAAGACGAAGACAGAGTCAAGGGTGACATCTTATACTCTGTAGATGAAGTTCCTCGTTGGTACCTATGTATTCTACTTGGGATTCAG aacGTGCAAACGAAGAATGTTGTAAAGCCTATTTTAGAATTGTGA
- the LOC143246494 gene encoding solute carrier family 23 member 2-like isoform X1, which produces MCLCLQMSDMSTFTHREIFLSLDFLFLWALLFQSGSRDTQVLLIIGNDVANHLIAVLLNTSVFGGGLIPFVLDNFIPGTDEEIRLIKWREQGLEHNGSEGDQLILSSSSIYDLPFGMNLIKRYKIFKYIPIIPTSDQNSLFGSVRSLYKTLFFT; this is translated from the exons ATGTGTTTATGTTTGCAAATGTCCGATATGTCGACCTTCACTCatcgagaaatatttttatccttgGATTTTCTCTTTTTATGGGCATTGCTATTCCAAAGTGGTTCAAGGGACACCCAGGTACTATTGATTATAG GGAATGACGTAGCAAACCATCTCATTGCAGTTTTATTGAACACCAGTGTATTTGGTGGCGGACTCATTCCGTTTGTGTTAGACAATTTCATACCAG GGACAGACGAAGAAATAAGACTTATCAAATGGAGAGAGCAAGGCCTTGAACATAATGGATCTGAAGGTGATCAGTTGATATTATCGTCATCTTCAATCTATGACCTCCCTTTCGGCATGAACttaattaaaagatataaaattttcaagtacATTCCTATCATTCCAACAAGCGATCAGAATAGTTTATTTGGTAGTGTAAGGTcattgtataaaacattattttttacatgA
- the LOC143246494 gene encoding uncharacterized protein LOC143246494 isoform X6 encodes MIEQNVVENEMLNEIDEPKVSIVDIEDEDRVKGDILYSVDEVPRWYLCILLGIQVASRRVVQYDALPS; translated from the exons ATG ATAGAACAAAACGTCGTAGAAAACGAAATGCTGAACGAAATCGATGAGCCGAAG GTTTCTATTGTGGACATCGAAGACGAAGACAGAGTCAAGGGTGACATCTTATACTCTGTAGATGAAGTTCCTCGTTGGTACCTATGTATTCTACTTGGGATTCAG GTGGCTAGTCGTCGTGTTGTTCAGTATGATGCATTACCATCTTGA
- the LOC143246494 gene encoding solute carrier family 23 member 2-like isoform X9, translating into MIEQNVVENEMLNEIDEPKVSIVDIEDEDRVKGDILYSVDEVPRWYLCILLGIQNGRT; encoded by the exons ATG ATAGAACAAAACGTCGTAGAAAACGAAATGCTGAACGAAATCGATGAGCCGAAG GTTTCTATTGTGGACATCGAAGACGAAGACAGAGTCAAGGGTGACATCTTATACTCTGTAGATGAAGTTCCTCGTTGGTACCTATGTATTCTACTTGGGATTCAG AATGGTAGGACATGA